A stretch of the Sorangium aterium genome encodes the following:
- a CDS encoding pectate lyase family protein encodes MTHSYRLASFSILGLLIACSSTDPEVASGPGSGSGGPPGAAGATSGGGTTATGGSGTTTAGTGGAGATTGATGGVTGEAAGTGGADTGGAGAGGADTGGAGAGGEGTGASTPVGDLHITDPVPGFASVAGGTTGGGTDLMSAITVASMSERQNAAKGSTPAIILVKPGNYSGTLAPGANKTIIGVGPGVTIAGNIRMSGADVHNIIIRNLAVRGARCASYDECKGGADAVYTGNGAHHVWLDHLDISDGQDGNCDITQGADYVTVSWARFYYTYAKEHRFSNLIAGSDDEPASVGKLHITYMNSHWGERVDSRQPRGRYGNVHMLNNYHKTGGGQIHGVGKDMALIAENCVYDENRSIWTDMGSPRGWKGIGNQGTGDDLNASRGTVFEIPYRYTPMPASQVVAAVTSKECGAGNTCTLAY; translated from the coding sequence ATGACCCACTCGTATCGACTCGCCTCCTTCTCGATTCTCGGCTTGCTGATCGCTTGCAGCTCGACGGATCCCGAGGTCGCGTCCGGCCCCGGCTCGGGCTCTGGAGGACCCCCCGGCGCGGCCGGGGCGACCAGCGGCGGTGGCACGACGGCCACCGGCGGTTCCGGTACCACCACGGCCGGCACAGGCGGCGCCGGAGCCACCACCGGCGCAACGGGCGGCGTCACCGGGGAAGCGGCCGGCACGGGTGGAGCGGACACGGGTGGAGCGGGCGCTGGTGGAGCGGACACGGGTGGAGCGGGCGCCGGTGGTGAGGGCACCGGCGCGTCGACCCCGGTCGGGGACCTCCACATCACGGATCCGGTTCCGGGCTTCGCGAGCGTCGCCGGCGGCACGACCGGCGGCGGCACGGACCTGATGTCGGCCATCACGGTGGCCTCGATGAGTGAGCGCCAAAACGCGGCGAAGGGCTCGACCCCGGCGATCATCCTCGTGAAGCCCGGGAACTACAGCGGGACGCTCGCGCCAGGCGCCAACAAGACGATCATCGGCGTCGGCCCCGGGGTGACCATCGCGGGCAACATCCGGATGAGCGGCGCCGACGTGCACAACATCATCATCCGCAACCTCGCCGTGCGGGGCGCGCGTTGCGCCAGCTACGACGAGTGCAAGGGCGGCGCAGACGCCGTCTACACGGGGAACGGCGCCCACCACGTCTGGCTGGACCATCTGGATATCTCCGACGGCCAGGACGGCAACTGCGACATCACCCAGGGAGCCGATTACGTCACCGTCTCCTGGGCGCGGTTCTACTATACGTACGCCAAGGAGCATAGATTCTCGAACCTGATCGCCGGCAGCGACGACGAGCCCGCGAGCGTGGGCAAGCTGCACATCACGTACATGAACAGCCACTGGGGCGAGCGCGTCGATTCACGCCAGCCTCGCGGGCGGTACGGCAACGTGCACATGCTCAACAACTATCACAAGACCGGCGGCGGGCAGATCCACGGCGTGGGCAAGGACATGGCGCTCATCGCCGAGAACTGCGTCTACGATGAGAACAGGTCGATCTGGACGGACATGGGCAGTCCAAGAGGCTGGAAGGGGATCGGCAACCAGGGGACGGGCGACGACTTGAACGCCTCGAGGGGCACCGTCTTCGAGATCCCGTACCGCTACACGCCGATGCCGGCGTCCCAGGTCGTCGCGGCGGTCACCTCCAAAGAGTGCGGAGCCGGAAACACCTGCACGCTCGCTTACTGA
- a CDS encoding serine/threonine-protein kinase, with amino-acid sequence MHSGHVLANRFQLERLAGSGGMGAVWRALDRQSGHAVALKVIFNQGREHVVRFQREARLLAELEHPVVARYIDHGVTADGLYYLAMEWLEGEDLGARLSRGPLGIEHSLMLVGRVAEALAAVHARGIVHRDLKPTNVFLPGGDIGSAKLIDFGIARQADATYELTLTGSAIGTPAYMAPERVRGDVDVDARADLYSIGCLLFECLTGRSPFVAQHPLSVLAKVLFEAAPRPSTFCPNIPPPLDLLVARLLAKNPAERPADAGEVAAELRMLSVVEGNMSTGNGLPTPALTKSERRLVSVVLAAEMSAGRRGPPSARPQAIAGPQRASDTMLSGHHATVVSGSKEALPEGLLAPAPPAKPRPAPPPTTPFHEVRQAAQAHGAVLEVLADGSVAAVVAGAGSPTDLAGNAARCALSIHALLPGAWVALATGWDVIAGTQAVGQVIDRAGALLDARVRHAAEDPSSGRPVLIDQMTAALLGDRFEIAAGSQGPTLLGAREPQDGGRKVLGKPTTCVGRERELRALEDVLDECATEGVARVVLVTAGAGVGKSRLAHELVRRVEARSEPVTVWRAHGDPMRGGAPLGLLAQTVRRAAGLLDDEPAEARREKLAARVARHVGEASRERVTELLGELVGAPFPESPALRAARQDRAVMEEQARRAWLDFLRAECDAQPVLIVLDDLHFCDRATVDTLDAALRFLRHQPLMVLALARPGVREAFPGLWQDREATEMRLGELSRRACERIVREVLGDAPPEAELAALIDRSAGNAFFLEELVRATADRRAGEVPETVLAMMQSRIAALEPEARRVLRAGAVMGEVFWRGGLEAMLGGGGQVPQLESWLLTLEKRELLEPRPESMLRGEPEFAFRHALVRDAAYEMLTDADRALGHWLAAEWLERVGGDDPAVLALVDCHFGRAADGALSLGNADGAAGHLARAAGVRVRRGEFDAAIGAMTRAFELSDVARRDPDELGRWVEILSKAAGHARRAPSLPAASDRILARVDAVGSLELRVKLRIELARALGATNLFRLSHDLLDDVVEMAVGRRELLQEALTVDVEVSCLQGQLARARRAALDLAALGPTDDPRALKSVALARATSGDRPGALEAMSRWEAAAPGDRVAEAVRAKLLVTIELYAGDFRAAAKACERAIELDRALGLRFDGVVNLHNLAYACVRLGEHERARSLFAESLERADEAGYDRVAASNRMYLAYLDGVAGAGDARERLQALISRAEEQGYWHDVLQGRWAAAMLLKNARNDALARREFEDLLELSVRLGDPLLEKDARAWLDRVER; translated from the coding sequence ATGCATTCAGGTCACGTCCTCGCCAACCGCTTCCAGCTGGAACGCCTCGCGGGCTCCGGCGGGATGGGCGCGGTGTGGCGGGCGCTCGACCGGCAGAGCGGCCACGCGGTCGCGCTCAAGGTGATCTTCAACCAGGGCAGGGAGCACGTCGTGCGCTTCCAGCGGGAGGCGCGCCTGCTCGCCGAGCTCGAGCACCCCGTCGTCGCCCGCTACATCGACCACGGCGTCACGGCGGACGGCCTCTACTACCTCGCCATGGAGTGGCTCGAGGGCGAGGACCTCGGCGCGCGGCTGTCGCGCGGGCCGCTCGGGATCGAGCACAGCCTGATGCTCGTCGGCCGCGTCGCCGAGGCGCTCGCCGCCGTCCACGCGCGCGGCATCGTGCACCGCGACCTCAAGCCGACCAACGTGTTCCTGCCCGGCGGCGACATCGGGAGCGCGAAGCTCATCGACTTCGGCATCGCGCGCCAGGCCGACGCGACGTACGAGCTCACCCTCACCGGCTCGGCGATCGGCACGCCCGCTTACATGGCGCCGGAGCGCGTCCGCGGCGACGTCGACGTCGACGCGCGCGCCGACCTCTACTCGATCGGGTGCCTCCTGTTCGAGTGCCTCACCGGGCGGTCGCCGTTCGTCGCCCAGCACCCGCTGTCCGTCCTCGCCAAGGTGCTCTTCGAGGCCGCGCCGCGCCCGAGCACCTTCTGCCCGAACATCCCGCCGCCGCTCGATCTGCTCGTGGCCCGGCTGCTCGCGAAGAACCCCGCGGAGCGCCCCGCGGACGCGGGCGAGGTCGCCGCCGAGCTCAGGATGCTGAGCGTGGTGGAGGGCAACATGTCCACCGGCAACGGCCTGCCGACGCCCGCGCTGACGAAGAGCGAGCGGCGGCTCGTCAGCGTCGTCCTCGCGGCCGAGATGAGCGCCGGCAGGCGCGGCCCCCCGTCCGCTCGCCCGCAGGCGATCGCGGGCCCCCAGCGGGCGAGCGACACGATGCTGTCGGGGCACCACGCGACCGTCGTCTCCGGCAGCAAGGAGGCGCTGCCCGAGGGCCTGCTCGCGCCGGCGCCGCCGGCGAAGCCCCGGCCCGCGCCGCCGCCGACAACGCCGTTCCACGAGGTCCGGCAGGCCGCGCAGGCGCACGGCGCGGTCCTCGAGGTGCTCGCCGACGGCTCGGTCGCGGCGGTCGTCGCGGGCGCGGGCTCGCCGACCGATCTCGCCGGCAACGCCGCCCGCTGCGCGCTCTCGATCCACGCGCTCCTGCCCGGGGCCTGGGTGGCGCTGGCGACGGGCTGGGACGTCATCGCCGGGACGCAGGCGGTGGGGCAGGTCATCGACCGCGCGGGCGCGCTGCTCGACGCGCGGGTCCGCCACGCCGCGGAGGATCCGTCCTCGGGCCGGCCGGTGCTCATCGACCAGATGACGGCCGCGCTGCTCGGCGACCGCTTCGAGATCGCGGCGGGCAGCCAGGGCCCGACGCTGCTCGGCGCGCGCGAGCCGCAGGACGGCGGGCGCAAGGTGCTCGGCAAGCCCACGACCTGCGTGGGGCGCGAGCGGGAGCTCCGCGCGCTCGAGGATGTGCTCGACGAGTGCGCCACCGAGGGGGTGGCGCGCGTGGTGCTGGTCACGGCGGGGGCGGGCGTCGGCAAGTCGCGCCTCGCGCACGAGCTGGTCCGGCGGGTCGAGGCGCGCAGCGAGCCGGTCACGGTGTGGCGCGCGCACGGCGATCCGATGCGGGGCGGGGCGCCGCTCGGGCTGCTCGCGCAGACGGTGCGGCGCGCGGCGGGCCTGCTCGACGACGAGCCCGCCGAGGCGCGGCGGGAGAAGCTCGCGGCGCGGGTCGCGCGGCACGTCGGCGAGGCCTCGCGGGAGCGGGTGACGGAGCTGCTCGGCGAGCTCGTCGGGGCGCCGTTCCCGGAGAGCCCGGCGCTGCGCGCGGCGCGGCAGGACCGCGCGGTGATGGAGGAGCAGGCGCGGCGGGCGTGGCTCGATTTCCTGCGGGCCGAGTGCGACGCGCAGCCGGTGCTGATCGTGCTGGACGACCTGCACTTCTGCGATCGCGCCACGGTGGACACCCTCGACGCGGCGCTCCGGTTCCTCCGGCACCAGCCGCTCATGGTGCTGGCGCTGGCGCGCCCCGGGGTGCGCGAGGCGTTCCCGGGCCTGTGGCAGGATCGCGAGGCGACGGAGATGCGGCTCGGGGAGCTGTCGCGCCGCGCGTGCGAGCGGATCGTGCGGGAGGTCCTCGGCGACGCGCCGCCGGAGGCCGAGCTCGCGGCGCTCATCGACCGGTCGGCGGGGAACGCGTTCTTCCTCGAGGAGCTCGTGCGCGCGACGGCGGACAGGCGGGCGGGGGAGGTGCCGGAGACGGTGCTCGCGATGATGCAGTCGCGGATCGCGGCGCTCGAGCCCGAGGCGCGCCGGGTGCTCCGGGCCGGGGCGGTGATGGGCGAGGTGTTCTGGCGGGGGGGTCTGGAGGCGATGCTCGGCGGGGGCGGGCAGGTGCCGCAGCTCGAGTCGTGGCTCCTGACCCTCGAGAAGCGCGAGCTGCTCGAGCCGCGGCCGGAGTCGATGCTCCGCGGCGAGCCGGAGTTCGCGTTCCGTCACGCGCTCGTGCGGGACGCGGCCTACGAGATGCTGACGGACGCGGATCGGGCGCTCGGCCACTGGCTCGCGGCCGAGTGGCTCGAGCGCGTGGGCGGGGACGATCCGGCGGTGCTCGCGCTTGTCGACTGCCACTTCGGCCGCGCGGCGGACGGGGCGCTCTCGCTCGGGAACGCGGACGGCGCGGCGGGGCACCTGGCGCGCGCGGCGGGGGTCCGCGTGCGCCGGGGCGAGTTCGACGCGGCGATCGGCGCGATGACGCGGGCGTTCGAGCTCTCGGACGTCGCGCGCCGCGATCCCGACGAGCTCGGCCGGTGGGTGGAGATCCTCTCGAAGGCCGCCGGCCACGCGCGCCGCGCGCCGTCGCTGCCGGCGGCGTCGGACCGCATCCTTGCGCGCGTCGATGCGGTCGGCTCGCTGGAGCTCCGGGTGAAGCTGCGCATCGAGCTCGCCCGCGCGCTCGGGGCGACCAACCTGTTCCGGCTGTCGCACGACCTGCTCGACGACGTGGTCGAGATGGCGGTAGGTCGCCGCGAGCTCCTGCAGGAGGCGCTGACGGTCGACGTGGAGGTCTCGTGCCTTCAGGGGCAGCTCGCGCGCGCGCGGCGGGCGGCGCTCGACCTCGCCGCGCTCGGGCCGACGGACGACCCGCGGGCGCTCAAGTCGGTCGCCCTGGCGCGGGCGACCTCGGGGGATCGGCCCGGGGCGCTGGAGGCGATGTCGCGCTGGGAGGCGGCCGCCCCGGGCGATCGGGTCGCGGAGGCGGTGCGGGCGAAGCTGCTCGTGACGATCGAGCTCTACGCGGGGGATTTCCGGGCCGCGGCGAAGGCGTGTGAGCGCGCGATCGAGCTGGACCGGGCGCTCGGGCTGCGGTTCGACGGGGTTGTGAACCTTCACAACCTGGCCTACGCGTGCGTGCGGCTGGGCGAGCACGAGCGGGCGCGGTCGCTCTTCGCGGAGTCGCTGGAGCGTGCGGACGAGGCGGGGTACGACCGGGTGGCCGCCTCGAACCGGATGTATCTCGCGTACCTCGACGGGGTGGCGGGGGCGGGGGACGCGCGGGAGCGGCTGCAGGCGCTCATCTCGCGGGCGGAGGAGCAGGGCTACTGGCACGACGTGCTGCAGGGGCGCTGGGCGGCGGCGATGCTGCTGAAGAACGCGCGCAATGACGCGCTCGCGCGGCGGGAGTTCGAGGATCTGCTGGAGCTGTCGGTGCGGCTCGGGGATCCGCTGCTGGAGAAGGACGCGCGCGCCTGGCTCGACCGCGTCGAGCGGTGA
- a CDS encoding DUF2934 domain-containing protein: MSSKRKTPARTKTTRAQSLVAAPVASAQPESAVSAPAAVERPSAAVKLAAERASADAPKAPKAAPPRPRLSREERHGLIAKVAYGYAERAGFRNNPVEDWLNAEREVDARLERLAS; encoded by the coding sequence ATGAGCTCGAAGCGCAAGACCCCGGCCCGCACGAAGACCACCCGGGCCCAGAGCCTGGTCGCCGCCCCGGTCGCCTCGGCGCAGCCCGAGAGCGCGGTCTCTGCTCCCGCCGCCGTCGAGAGGCCCTCTGCGGCCGTGAAGCTCGCCGCCGAGCGCGCGAGCGCCGATGCCCCGAAGGCCCCGAAGGCCGCGCCTCCGCGCCCGCGGCTGTCGCGCGAGGAGCGCCACGGCCTGATCGCCAAGGTGGCCTATGGATATGCCGAGAGGGCCGGCTTCCGGAACAACCCCGTTGAAGACTGGCTGAACGCCGAGCGCGAGGTCGACGCTCGGCTCGAGCGCCTCGCCAGCTGA
- a CDS encoding sigma 54-interacting transcriptional regulator: MEESAAPSRRTEHLCSSGGGMTRVVWVEDDSEVRLIGASERWARAMEQLRRLAEHERAPLLITGEPGTGKELCARLLHAASPRAGGPFVAVSAARLPAERLREELFGVAAGADGRPAARPGLLELARGGTLFLDEIGALPPELQPRLLAVLDGEPLCRIGGGEALVADVRVIAATSQDLAARVLERSFHEALHRRVGGLALSLPPLRERDGDVRRLVEHFLQRQSGATGLASAGLSPRALAQLEAYPWPGNVRELRSVVERAFLRAHGAPLDLEHLPLEIGAATRPSAPPRSGPPGALRPSPPARGSASLGEAVRRHILAVYAAQGGNVTHTASALGITRVSLRRHLRQYLAADARDKEPLSDR, translated from the coding sequence GTGGAAGAAAGCGCGGCCCCTTCCCGGCGCACGGAACACCTCTGCTCGTCCGGCGGCGGGATGACGCGCGTCGTCTGGGTCGAGGACGACAGCGAGGTGCGGCTCATCGGCGCCTCGGAGCGCTGGGCGCGCGCGATGGAGCAGCTGCGCCGGCTGGCGGAGCACGAGCGCGCGCCGCTGCTCATCACGGGCGAGCCTGGCACGGGCAAGGAGCTCTGCGCGCGGCTGCTTCACGCGGCGAGCCCGCGCGCGGGCGGTCCCTTCGTCGCGGTGAGCGCGGCGCGGCTGCCGGCCGAGCGCCTCCGGGAGGAGCTCTTCGGCGTGGCGGCCGGGGCCGACGGGCGGCCCGCTGCGCGCCCCGGGCTGCTCGAGCTCGCGCGGGGGGGCACGCTGTTCCTCGACGAGATCGGCGCGCTCCCGCCCGAGCTCCAGCCGCGGCTCCTGGCCGTCCTCGACGGGGAGCCGCTCTGCCGGATCGGCGGCGGGGAGGCGCTGGTCGCGGACGTGCGGGTCATCGCCGCGACGAGCCAGGATCTCGCCGCGCGCGTCCTCGAGCGGTCGTTCCACGAGGCGCTCCACCGGCGCGTCGGCGGGCTCGCGCTCTCGCTCCCCCCGCTGCGCGAGCGCGACGGCGACGTGCGCAGGCTGGTCGAGCACTTCCTCCAGCGCCAGAGCGGCGCGACGGGGCTCGCGAGCGCCGGGCTCTCCCCGCGCGCGCTCGCGCAGCTCGAGGCGTATCCCTGGCCGGGGAACGTCCGCGAGCTGCGGAGCGTCGTCGAGCGCGCGTTCCTCCGGGCGCACGGCGCGCCGCTCGATCTGGAGCACCTGCCGCTGGAGATCGGCGCGGCGACGCGTCCCTCGGCGCCGCCGCGCTCGGGCCCGCCGGGCGCGCTGCGGCCGTCGCCGCCCGCGCGCGGCAGCGCGTCGCTCGGCGAGGCCGTGCGCCGCCACATCCTCGCGGTCTACGCGGCCCAGGGCGGCAACGTGACCCACACGGCGAGCGCGCTCGGGATCACGCGGGTCTCCCTCCGCCGGCACCTGCGCCAGTACCTCGCCGCGGACGCGCGCGACAAGGAGCCGCTGAGCGATCGCTAG
- the tnpA gene encoding IS66 family insertion sequence element accessory protein TnpA: MAEEHSRVPREEWRKRVERWRDSGLTAAEFAGELGINPRTLMYWKWLLARDDKASTPALERRQSPKQARASKQAQLAAAVPVAGDRAGLIEIQSAPADARFGSRAGRDGAPLSQRARR, encoded by the coding sequence ATGGCAGAAGAGCATTCTCGGGTCCCTCGGGAGGAGTGGCGGAAACGCGTCGAGCGGTGGCGTGACAGCGGGCTGACGGCGGCCGAATTCGCCGGCGAGCTCGGCATCAACCCGCGCACGCTGATGTACTGGAAGTGGCTGCTGGCGCGCGACGACAAGGCCTCTACGCCTGCGCTCGAGCGCAGACAGTCGCCGAAGCAGGCGCGCGCGTCGAAGCAGGCCCAGCTGGCTGCCGCGGTGCCGGTGGCTGGGGATCGCGCCGGCTTGATCGAGATCCAGTCCGCGCCAGCGGACGCGCGGTTCGGCTCGCGAGCTGGGCGCGATGGGGCTCCTCTGAGTCAGCGCGCGCGCCGGTAG